TCGATCACTTCGGCCATGGCCGCCGCAGCCTTGCCCGCGCCGATGACGATGACGCGACCGCTGCGGTCGGCGGGAAGACAGTCGGCCAGCACCTGGTGCGGATGCGCGGCAGCGATGGCGGTGGCGAACAGGTCGCGCAGCAGGCTTTGCGGGTCGAAGGTCATGGTGGTGGTCTCTTGTTCTGGCTGCTGATCGTTCCCACGCTCCGCGTGGTAACGCCTGGCGAGACGCTCTGGCGTCTCCTCAATTTTTTCTCGGGGGTCGATTCCAGTCCGCAGGTGGCGCGTGGCAGCACCTGGGGAATGGAATCGACCAACCTGGCAATCGGGCCGTGACACCTCCTGCCAGGAAGGTCGAAAGGGTGTGCTAGAAGCAAAGCCCCTCTCCCTAACCCTCTCCCATAAATGGGAGAGGGGACTGGTCCGGCGTGCGCCGAAAATCCGTGTAACGCCGAACTGCTTGTCTCCCCTCTCACGTTTACGGGAGAGGGGCCGGGGGAGAGGGCGCTCTGTTACTCGCCCCGGATATTGAAGTTGGCCATGTGCTCCAGCCCCTTGATCAGGGCGGAGTGATCCCAGCCACTGCCGCCGAGAGCCGCGCAGGTGCTGAACACCTGCTGGGCGTTGGCGGTGTTGGGCAGGTTCAGACCCAGTTCGCGTGCGCCGGACAGCGCCAAGTTGAGATCCTTCTGGTGCAGGCTGATGCGGAAGCCCGGATCGAAGGTGCCCTTGATCATGCGTTCGCCGTGCACTTCGAGGATCTTCGAGCCGGCGAAACCACCCATCAGGGCTTCACGCACCTTGGCCGGATCGGCGCCGTTGCGGGCGGCGAACAACAGGGCTTCGGCCACCGCCTGGATGTTCAGCGCGACGATGATCTGGTTGGCCACCTTGGCCGTCTGGCCGTCGCCGTTGCCGCCGACGCGGGTGATGTTCTTGCCCATGGCCTGGAACAGCGGCAGGGCGCGTTCGAAGGCGTTCGGGCAGCCACCGACCATGATCGACAGGGTCGCGGCCTTGGCGCCGACTTCACCGCCGGACACCGGCGCGTCCAGATAGGCAGCGCCAGTGGCCTTGACCTTCTCGGCGAAGGCCTTGGTCGCGGTGGGGGAGATCGAGCTCATGTCGATCACCACCTTGCCGGCGCCAACGCCCGCGGCAACGCCATCGGCGCGGAACAGTACGTCTTCGACCTGCGGGGTGTCCGGCACCATGACGATGATGAATTCAGCTTCCTGAGCGACTTCCTGCGGGGTGGCCAGGGCGATGGCGCCGGCTGCAATCAGGTCGGCCGGAGCCGGGTCGTGGTGCTCGGAGAGGAACAGGGTATGTCCGGCTTTCTGCAGGTTCTGCGCCATGGGTTTGCCCATGATGCCGGTGCCGATGAATCCGATTTTTGCCATGAGAATTTGCCTCTTTGTATTTGTCTGTCTCGATGCCAGGAGCGACGCGGGCCTGTGGGAGCGGGCTTGCCCGCGAATGCAGTGGTGGGTTCACTGTCGCTTTCGCGGATGAATCCGCTCCTACAGGTGCGGCCGTCAGACTGCGTTGTGGCTTTTCAGCCAGCCGAGGCCGGCAGCGGTGGTGGTGGCCGGCTTGTATTCACAGCCGATCCAGCCCTGGTAGCCGATGCGGTCCAGGTGCTCGAAGAGGAAGCGGTAGTTGATCTCGCCGGTGCCCGGTTCGTTGCGGCCCGGGTTGTCGGCCAGCTGCACGTGGTTGATCGCGGCCAGGTTGTTTTCGACCGTGCGCGCCAGGTCACCTTCCATGATCTGCATGTGGTAGATGTCGTACTGCAGGTACAGGTTGCTGCTGCCGACCTTGTCGCGAATGTCCAGGGCCTGCCGGGTGGTGCTGAGGTAGAAGCCGGGGATGTCGCGGGTGTTGATCGCTTCCATCACCAGGCGGATACCAGCAGCGGCCAGCTTGTCGGCGGCGTAGCGCAGGTTGTCGACGAAGGTCTTCTCCACGGTGGCGCAGTCGACGCCCTGCGGGCGGACGCCGGCCAGGCAGTTGATCTGCTGGTTGCCCAGTACCTTGGCATAGGCGATGGCCTTGTCGACGCCTGCGCGGAATTCCTCGATGCGCTCCGGGTGGCAGGCGATGCCGCGCTCGCCCTTGGCCCAGTCGCCGGCCGGCAGGTTGAACAGCACCTGTTCCAGCTTGTTGGCGTCCAGGCGGGCCTTGATCTCTTCCACCGGGAAGTCATAGGGGAAGAGGTATTCCACGCCGCTGAAACCGGCTTCGGCGGCGGCGGCGAAACGGTCCAGGAAGTCCACCTCGGTGAATAGCATGGACAGGTTGGCAGCAAAACGGGGCATGGTGTGCTCCTTGTCGTGGTGCAATTGCGGTCTGCGTAGGGTGCACCGTGCGCACCAGGGGTACGCGTTGGGCGTTGCGGTGCGCGCGGCGCACCCTGCGGGTCAGTCGAGCAGGGCGATGGCGGTCGGGGCGTCGACGCCGCGCTCGGCCAGTTCCTCGAACTCGTTGATGGCGTTGATCTCGGTGCCCATGGAGATGTTGGTGACACGCTCCAGGATGATCTCCACCACCACCGGCACGCGGTGTTCGGCCATCAGGCGTTTGGCTTCGGCGAAGGCGTTCTGCAGCTCGTTCGGGTCGAACACACGGATCGCCTTGCAGCCCAGGCCCTTGACCACGGCGATGTGGTCGACGCCATAACCGTTGAGCTCCGGTGCGTTGATGTTCTCGAATGCCAGCTGCACGCAGTAATCGATGTCGAAGCCGCGCTGCGCCTGACGGATCAGGCCCAGGTAGGAGTTGTTCACCAGCACGTGGATGTACGGCAGGTTGAACTGCGCACCCACAGCCAGCTCCTCGATCATGAACTGGAAGTCGTAGTCGCCGGACAGGGCCACCACCTGACGTTGCGGGTCGGCCTTGACCACGCCGAGGGCTGCCGGGATGGTCCAGCCCAGCGGGCCGGCCTGGCCGCAGTTGATCCAGTGACGCGGCTTGTACACGTGGAGGAACTGCGCGCCGGCGATCTGCGACAGACCGATGGTGCTGACGTAGCAGGTGTCCTTGCCGAAGGCTTCGTTCATCTCCTCGTAGACGCGCTGCGGCTTGGCCGGCACGTTATCGAAGTGGGTCTTGCGCTGCAGGGTACGCTTGCGCTCGCGGCAGGCTTCGACCCAGGCGCTGCGGTCCTTCAGCTTGCCGGCGGCTTTCCACTCGCGGGCGACTTCCAGGAAGGCATCCAGTGCGCTGCCGGCATCGGACACAATGCCCAGATCCGGGTTGAACACGCGGCCGATCTGCGTCGGCTCGATGTCGACGTGGATGAACTTGCGGCCCTCGGTGTAGACGTCAACCGAACCGGTGTGGCGGTTGGCCCAGCGGTTGCCGATGCCGAATACCAGATCGGAGGCGAGCAGGGTGGCATTGCCGTAGCGATGCGAGGTCTGCAGGCCGACCATGCCGACCATCAGCTTGTGATCGTCGGGGATCGCGCCCCAGCCCATCAGGGTCGGCACCACCGGCACGCCGGTCAGCTCGGCGAATTGCACCAGCTTGTCCGCCGCATCGGCGTTGAAGATGCCGCCACCGGCGACCAGCAGCGGGCGCTCGGCCTCGTTGAGCAGGGCGATGGCCTTCTCGGCCTGGACGCGGCTGGTGCTCGGCTTGGCCACCGGCAGCGGCTCGTAGGCGTCGATATCGAACTCGATCTCGGCCATCTGCACGTCGAACGGCAGGTCGATCAGCACCGGGCCGGGGCGGCCACTGCGCATTTCATAGAAGGCACGCTGGAAGGCGCGCGGCACCTGGCCGGGCTCCATCACGGTGGTGGCCCACTTGGTCACCGGGCCGACGATGCTGGTGATATCCACCGCCTGGAAATCTTCCTTGTGCATGCGCGCACGCGGCGCCTGGCCGGTGATGCACAGAATCGGGATGGAGTCGGCGCTGGCCGAGTACAGACCGGTGACCATATCGGTGCCAGCCGGGCCAGAGGTGCCGATGCACACGCCGATGTTGCCGGCGTTGGTGCGGGTGTAGCCCTCGGCCATGTGCGAAGCGCCTTCGACGTGACGGGCCAGGACGTGATCGATGCCACCGAGTTTTTTCAGTGCGGCATACAGGGGGTTGATGGCAGCGCCGGGGACGCCGAACGCGGTATCGACGCCTTCGCGACGCATCACCAGTACGGCTGCCTCGATTGCTCTCATTCTGGCCATGACCATTGTTCTCCGAGTCAGTGGTTTTTCTTCTTGGGAGCAAGGATGACGGCTGTACCGATGCGACGGAATTGGTGGATACTTCAGTTCTGTCGATACTTGGAGTACCGAATGGACCGCCATACACTCATCCGCAGTTTCGTTCTGGTGGCCGATAACGGCAGCTTCGCCGCAGCAGCCCTTAGCGAAGGCGTTACCCCCGTGGTCATGGGGCGCCGCCTGGATGCGCTGGAGCGCCACCTGGGCGTCAAGCTGATGCATCGTTCCACGCGTGGCCTGCAGTTGACCGACCTCGGCGAGCAGTACCTCGATCGCGCCCGCGCCCTGCTCAAGGACTTCGACGAGGCCGATGCCAGCGTGGCTCGCGGCGGGCGCTCCGTGCGAGGCCATCTGGTGGTGTCTGCACCTGCTGCCTTCGGCAGGCGGCATATCGCGCCGCATGCGCCGGCATTTCTCAAGCGCTACCCGGATCTGAAGCTGTCGTTCAACTTCACCGACAGCCTGGTCGACCTGGTGCGCCAGGGTTATGACATGGGCATTCGCATCGGCGAGGTGACCGACCCCAACTATGTCGCGCTCAAGCTCTTTCCCAATCGCCGCGTGGTCTGTGGTGCGCCCAGTTACTTCGAGCTGCATGGCGTGCCACGCACCCTTGAAGACCTGGCGCGGCATAACTGCCTGGCGTTCAACCTGCAGGGCGGCCAGCAGCGTGGTTGGACCTTCCTGCGCGATGGTCGCCAGGTGGCGGTGAAGGTGGCCGGAAATCTTGACTGCAACGACGGTGAGCTGCTCTACGACTGGGTCAAGCAGGGGCTGGGGATCGGCTGGCGCTCGACCTGGGAAATCCAGGCGGAGCTGAAGGCCGGTGAGCTGGTGACGGTGCTGGATGACTACGAGATCCCGGCCTATGACATCCAGGCCGTATACCCACAGCAGCGTTACCTACCGGCCAAGGTGCGCTTTTTCATCGACTACCTGAAGGCCATTTACAACACGCCGGGCTACTGGGATGGGCGAGGCGCTTGAGGGTTTATTCGATACCTGAATTGAACTTAATTGATAATTTTATTGTGTACATTTAATTTTTATTTTGTGTTTTCCTGTTGAAACAATCCATTCGTTGAGCTATTGCATAAGGCGCTTTCTCAGGTTGCATGTCGCCATGGGCGCATGCGGCGACTTTTTGTTCGATTTCGGAGAATCCTTATGACTGCAATCAACCTCTCCACTGCCGTGAGCATTACCCGTCACGCGCTTGCTGTCGGGCGTGAGCTGCGTGCTGCGCCGCTGACGGTGGCGGTGCTGGATGCCGCGGACACCTGATCAGCCTGCAGCGTGAGGATGGCGCCAGCCTCCTGCGCCCACAGATCGCCATCGGCAAGGCCTGGGGAGCGCTGGCGCTGGGCAAGGGGTCGCGTCTGATCGCTGCCGATGCACAGCAGCGCCCGGCCTTTATCGGTGCGGTGAACAATCTGGCCCAGGGCAGCCTAGTGCCGGCACCGGGCGGAGTATTGATTCGTGACGAGCGCGGCGCCGTGATCGGTGCTGTCGGCATCACCGGTGATACCTCGGACATTGACGAGCAATGTGCCGTCAGTGCCCTGGAGTCACTGGGGTTGAGGGCGGATGCGGGGGCGTAGGGTATCGTGGGTGCTCGGGTGTGTTCCGGCTTTAGCGCCGTTGGAGCATGCCCCGGATTGCACCCGGGCCAGGGTTTCACGCCGCGCAAGAACCGCTGGGGCGTGCATTGCCAGTCCGGCGCCTGCCGCGATTTGCAGGTTTGCGTCGGGCGGAGATCAGCTGGTAGATCCGGCGGGGTGGCGGGTCGGTAAAGCGCGACCCAGCCTGCGGATCATGGCTAGGCGCTGCTGACCTGCTCGGACGCCATCGATGGCGCAGGGGCGACTTCACAGCCCTTGAGCACCAGGCGGGTGATGGTCTGAGCAGCGGCTTCGTAGTCGCTGTCGTCGAGGGTGGTTTTGCCGGTAACGCTGGAGATCTGCCAGTCGAAGTCAGCGTAGGTCTGGGTCGCGGCCCAGATGCTGAACAGCAGGTGGTGCGGGTCGACCTGGGCCATCAGGCGTTGATCGATCCAGCGCTGGATGCAGGCGATATTGTGTTTGGCCTGGGCGTTGAGTTGTTCGGTCTGCTCCGGCGACAGGTGCGGCGCGCCGTGCATGATCTCGCTGGCGAACACCTTGGAGGCGTGCGGCAGCTCGCGGGAGATGCGGATCTTCGAGCGGATATAGGCGCTCAGCACATCGCTCGGGTGGCCCGGCTGGTTGAAGGGCGCAGAGGCGGCCAGCAGCGGCTCGATGATGCTTTCCAGAACCTCGCGGTAGAGGTTTTCCTTGGACTTGAAGTAGTAGTAGACGTTGGGCTTGGGCAGGCCTGCCTTGGCCGCGATATCACTGGTCTTGGTGGCAGCGAAGCCCTTATCGGCGAACTCCTCGCTGGCTGCGCGCAGGATGAGCTCTTTGTTGCGCTCGCGAATGCTGGTCATAAGGCCCTGTGTTTTCCTCTGCCGCCGGGCGGCGGACGGGCATGTTAGCATCGGCTTTGTACGAGCCTCAAGGCAGCGGTTACGGGCTGTTCAGCGTTTAACTGACTTGCGGGTCAAATCACTGTATACAGGAAATGGCTTTTCTGTTTTTATCCTGTGCAACGAGTTTCATGACAAGACGTCCTGGCGCCTGACGCTGTAGGAGACCTGCTGTGCCCTCTCATCAACTCGTCGACCCCTTTGGCCGGCGCATCACCTACCTGCGTTTGTCGGTGACCGATCGCTGCGATTTTCGCTGCACTTATTGCATGAGCGAGGACATGGTCTTCGCGCCGCGTTCACAGATTCTCAGTCTCGAAGAGCTGTATGCGGTGGCTGACGCCTTTATCGGTCTGGGCGTGCGACGTATCCGCATCACCGGCGGTGAACCCCTGGTGCGCAAGAATTTGCTGAGCCTGCTGCAGCGCCTGGGAGGGCGTACCGAACTCGATGATCTGGCGATCACCACCAACGGTTCACAGCTGGCGGAGATGGCCGTTGCGTTGCGTG
This region of Pseudomonas wenzhouensis genomic DNA includes:
- the gcl gene encoding glyoxylate carboligase, coding for MARMRAIEAAVLVMRREGVDTAFGVPGAAINPLYAALKKLGGIDHVLARHVEGASHMAEGYTRTNAGNIGVCIGTSGPAGTDMVTGLYSASADSIPILCITGQAPRARMHKEDFQAVDITSIVGPVTKWATTVMEPGQVPRAFQRAFYEMRSGRPGPVLIDLPFDVQMAEIEFDIDAYEPLPVAKPSTSRVQAEKAIALLNEAERPLLVAGGGIFNADAADKLVQFAELTGVPVVPTLMGWGAIPDDHKLMVGMVGLQTSHRYGNATLLASDLVFGIGNRWANRHTGSVDVYTEGRKFIHVDIEPTQIGRVFNPDLGIVSDAGSALDAFLEVAREWKAAGKLKDRSAWVEACRERKRTLQRKTHFDNVPAKPQRVYEEMNEAFGKDTCYVSTIGLSQIAGAQFLHVYKPRHWINCGQAGPLGWTIPAALGVVKADPQRQVVALSGDYDFQFMIEELAVGAQFNLPYIHVLVNNSYLGLIRQAQRGFDIDYCVQLAFENINAPELNGYGVDHIAVVKGLGCKAIRVFDPNELQNAFAEAKRLMAEHRVPVVVEIILERVTNISMGTEINAINEFEELAERGVDAPTAIALLD
- a CDS encoding 2-hydroxy-3-oxopropionate reductase, encoding MASRQTNTKRQILMAKIGFIGTGIMGKPMAQNLQKAGHTLFLSEHHDPAPADLIAAGAIALATPQEVAQEAEFIIVMVPDTPQVEDVLFRADGVAAGVGAGKVVIDMSSISPTATKAFAEKVKATGAAYLDAPVSGGEVGAKAATLSIMVGGCPNAFERALPLFQAMGKNITRVGGNGDGQTAKVANQIIVALNIQAVAEALLFAARNGADPAKVREALMGGFAGSKILEVHGERMIKGTFDPGFRISLHQKDLNLALSGARELGLNLPNTANAQQVFSTCAALGGSGWDHSALIKGLEHMANFNIRGE
- a CDS encoding LysR family transcriptional regulator; translation: MDRHTLIRSFVLVADNGSFAAAALSEGVTPVVMGRRLDALERHLGVKLMHRSTRGLQLTDLGEQYLDRARALLKDFDEADASVARGGRSVRGHLVVSAPAAFGRRHIAPHAPAFLKRYPDLKLSFNFTDSLVDLVRQGYDMGIRIGEVTDPNYVALKLFPNRRVVCGAPSYFELHGVPRTLEDLARHNCLAFNLQGGQQRGWTFLRDGRQVAVKVAGNLDCNDGELLYDWVKQGLGIGWRSTWEIQAELKAGELVTVLDDYEIPAYDIQAVYPQQRYLPAKVRFFIDYLKAIYNTPGYWDGRGA
- the hyi gene encoding hydroxypyruvate isomerase, giving the protein MPRFAANLSMLFTEVDFLDRFAAAAEAGFSGVEYLFPYDFPVEEIKARLDANKLEQVLFNLPAGDWAKGERGIACHPERIEEFRAGVDKAIAYAKVLGNQQINCLAGVRPQGVDCATVEKTFVDNLRYAADKLAAAGIRLVMEAINTRDIPGFYLSTTRQALDIRDKVGSSNLYLQYDIYHMQIMEGDLARTVENNLAAINHVQLADNPGRNEPGTGEINYRFLFEHLDRIGYQGWIGCEYKPATTTAAGLGWLKSHNAV
- a CDS encoding TetR/AcrR family transcriptional regulator translates to MTSIRERNKELILRAASEEFADKGFAATKTSDIAAKAGLPKPNVYYYFKSKENLYREVLESIIEPLLAASAPFNQPGHPSDVLSAYIRSKIRISRELPHASKVFASEIMHGAPHLSPEQTEQLNAQAKHNIACIQRWIDQRLMAQVDPHHLLFSIWAATQTYADFDWQISSVTGKTTLDDSDYEAAAQTITRLVLKGCEVAPAPSMASEQVSSA